Proteins found in one Aspergillus puulaauensis MK2 DNA, chromosome 8, nearly complete sequence genomic segment:
- a CDS encoding flavin-containing monooxygenase (COG:Q;~EggNog:ENOG410PJSV;~InterPro:IPR020946,IPR036188;~PFAM:PF13450;~go_function: GO:0004499 - N,N-dimethylaniline monooxygenase activity [Evidence IEA];~go_function: GO:0050660 - flavin adenine dinucleotide binding [Evidence IEA];~go_function: GO:0050661 - NADP binding [Evidence IEA];~go_process: GO:0055114 - oxidation-reduction process [Evidence IEA]) yields MAIPTEQPPTNGHINGHTNGASNGVDPGLDATPHPRTVPLNPQYGYTPRKLRVITIGAGFSGLLMAHKIQHRFPELEEFVTHKIFEMRSDLGGTWLVNTYPGVQCDVPAHIYAFPFDPNPNWTKFYSSGPEIQEYIKTTAQKWNLTRDVHLNTRVVGARWLENDGVWKVTVEHGGVQRVEYAEIVISGQGVLCHPSWPAIPGLREDFKGKIVHSAQWDHEFDYSHKRIAVIGNGSSGIQITPQMAKLEGTEVVNFMRSAAWIYYRVPPSKHLGRDTDEVNPVYSEEDKKRFQDPEVHRQYRKGIINRTNKAFKLFLKGENNEEAVRFGTEQMASKLNHDPELCRKLIPKWEVGCRRVTPGPGYLESFSRPNCNLSDSPITKVSENAVHTADGQVFECDVVICATGFDVSHRPKFPLIGLNGANLAEKWADEPESYLSVATAGFPNYFIFTGPNSLGGHGSLVEALNWTGDYFVKWIKKIASEDIKSVVPKKSAEEASVRYGDEVHKTIVWTGGCKSWYKRNKANGRVTALFGGSALLFNRLISELRPEDFEIEYRSVNSFRFLGNGFLEYEVDPEEDLSWYVELPVPLRGVE; encoded by the exons ATGGCCATCCCTACAGAACAACCGCCGACCAACGGCCATATAAACGGCCATACAAACGGTGCCAGCAATGGCGTCGATCCAGGTTTAGACGCAACGCCTCACCCACGAACCGTCCCTCTAAACCCGCAATATGGCTACACCCCGCGCAAACTGCGCGTCATCACCATCGGCGCAGGCTTCTCGGGTCTCCTGATGGCGCACAAAATCCAGCACCGCTTCCCAGAGCTCGAGGAGTTCGTCACGCACAAGATCTTCGAAATGCGCAGCGACCTCGGCGGGACTTGGCTGGTGAATACCTATCCGGGGGTGCAGTGTGATGTTCCTG CACATATCTACGCCTTCCCCTTCGACCCAAACCCCAACTGGACAAAGTTCTACTCCAGCGGCCCCGAGATCCAGGAATACATCAAAACCACAGCCCAGAAATGGAATCTCACTCGGGACGTGCACCTGAACACACGCGTCGTTGGCGCGCGCTGGCTCGAGAACGACGGGGTCTGGAAAGTCACCGTCGAGCACGGTGGTGTTCAACGAGTCGAGTATGCCGAAATCGTCATCTCAGGCCAGGGCGTGCTCTGCCACCCGTCGTGGCCGGCCATCCCGGGGCTGCGGGAGGATTTCAAGGGCAAGATTGTGCACTCGGCGCAGTGGGACCATGAGTTTGATTACTCGCATAAGCGCATTGCGGTTATTGGGAATGGGTCCTCGGGGATCCAGATTACGCCGCAGATGGCCAAGTTGGAGGGTACGGAGGTGGTCAATTTTATGCGCTCTGCTGCGTGGATCTATTACCGGGTGCCGCCGTCGAAGCATCTGGGGAGAGACACGGACGAAGTCAATCCGGTTTAttcggaggaggataagAAGCGGTTTCAGGATCCGGAGGTTCATCGGCAGTATAGGAAGGGGATTATCAACCGGACGAATAAGGCGTTTAAGCTG TTTCTGAAAGGAGAGAACAACGAAGAAGCAGTCCGCTTCGGCACAGAGCAAATGGCCTCGAAACTCAACCACGACCCTGAACTCTGCCGCAAGCTCATCCCCAAGTGGGAAGTTGGATGTCGACGAGTAACCCCCGGCCCTGGGTACCTAGAGTCCTTCTCACGTCCAAACTGCAACCTGAGCGACAGCCCGATTACCAAGGTCAGCGAGAACGCAGTACACACAGCCGACGGACAAGTCTTCGAATGCGACGTCGTGATCTGCGCCACGGGGTTTGACGTCTCGCACCGGCCCAAGTTCCCCCTGATCGGGCTGAACGGGGCGAATCTGGCCGAGAAGTGGGCTGACGAGCCGGAGAGCTATCTCTCTGTTGCGACGGCGGGCTTTCCGAATTACTTTATCTTCACGGGGCCGAACTCGCTGGGTGGGCATGGGAGTCTGGTTGAGGCGTTGAATTGGACGGGGGATTACTTTGTCAAGTGGATTAAGAAGATTGCCAGCGAGGATATCAAGTCCGTTGTGCCCAAGAAGAGCGCGGAGGAGGCCTCTGTGCGGTATGGCGATGAGGTGCACAAGACGATTGTGTGGACTGGGGGTTGTAAGAGCTGGTATAAGCGGAATAAGGCGAATGGGAGGGTGACGGCGCTGTTTGGGGGGTCGGCGCTGCTCTTTAACCGGTTGATCAGTGAGCTAAGGCCGGAGGACTTTGAGATCGAGTATCGCAGTGTGAATTCGTTTAGATTCCTGGGGAATGGGTTCCTGGAGTATGAGGTGGACCCGGAGGAGGATCTGTCGTGGTATGTTGA